Below is a window of Neochlamydia sp. AcF84 DNA.
GACTTATCTGTGCAGGAAGCAAGGCTAGTTGGCTGTATCATAAAGAAAGTCTATTAAGCTGAAAAAGTTGCCCTACTTCCCGGAGGAATATTAGTAAGATGTTTATTATCTGAGTTAAAGCATTGCAGCTTCGATAGCTGCCCAATCTCTGTAGGAAGGGAGGTAAGCTGATTATTCTGCAAGAAGAGCAGTTGCAGTTGCGATAGCTAGCTTATCTCTGTAGGAAAAATGGTAAGCAGGTTGCCACTTAAGTGGAGTTTGCAGCTTGGATAGCTGCCCGATCTCTGCTGCCAGACTGGTGGCTGGTTTTGATTTAAATGCGGATACTTGTTTAAAGATAAGATGGCTAAAAGTTTTTTACTTCATTTTAGCTCACCCCCCATTTAAAAAGTACTTATGGCCATTCTACAATTGAAAACGCTGCCTTATTTCTTCTGCAATATCTTTCAAAGGATTTGCCGTTAATTCAAGCTTGGCAAGCTGAGACAATTGCCCGATTTCTGCAGGTAGGCTGGTAAGTTGGTTTTGATTTAAGATAAGCTCTTGCAGCTGAGACAATTGCCCGATTTCTACAGGCAGACTGGTGAGTTGGTTTTGATTTAAGTAAAGCCATTGTAGCTGAGACAATTGCCCGATTTCTACAGGCAGACTGGTGAGTTGGTTTTGATTTAAGTAAAGCCATTGTAGCTGAGACAATTGCCCGATTTCTGCAGGAAGGCTGGTGAGCTGGTTTTGATTTAATTCAAGCCTTTGCAGTTGAGACAATTGCCTGATTTCTGCAGGAAGGCTGGTGAGCTGGTTTTGGCTTAAGTAAAGCGCTCGCAGCTGGGACATCTGTCCGATTTCTATAGGCAGGCTGGAGAGCTGGTTTTGATTTAAGATAAGCGCACGCTGAGGCAGCTGTCCGATTTCTGCAGGAAGGCTGGTGAGCTGGTTTTGGCTTAAATTAAGCCCTTGCAGCTGAGGCAGCTGTCCGATTTCTGCAGGAAGGCTGGTGAGCTGGTTTTGGCTTAACTCAAGCACTAGCAGCTGAGGCAGCTGTCCGATTTCTGCAGGAAGGCTGGTGAGCTGGTTTTGGCTTAACTCAAGCACTAGCAGCTGAGACAGCTGTCCGATTTCTGCAGGAAGGCTGGTGAGCTGGTTTTGGCTTAAATCAAGCACTAGCAGCTGAGACAGCTGCCCGATTTCTGCAGGCAGGCTAGAGAACTGGTTTTGATTTAAGTAAAGCCATTGTAGCTGAAACAGTTGTCCGATTTCTGCAGGAAGGCTAGAGAGCTGGTTGTGATTTAAGTCAAGCCCTTGCAGCTGAGATAGCTGCCCAATTCCTACAGGCAGGCTGGAGAGCTGGTTCTGATTTAAGTAAAGCCCTTGCAGCTTAGATAGCTGGCATATTTCGGGGGGTAAATAAGTCAAGCCTACTCCAGATAAATCTAAAATCGTGATGTTTTTACAATTTTCTTCAATCCAATTTCTAAGAAGCTTCCCTTTTTTCTCTAGAGGCAAGTGCTTAATTCCTTCTCGGCTCAAATATTCTTCCCCACCAGGAAGTTTTTTCCAAAGTAAAAGGCGATTAATATTCAAGAGATAAGAAGCGTAATTAGCCAGAGTTAAGCCTCTTTTTTCTTCTGTTTTCTCTTTAAATTCTAGAGGAGAAAGAGAACTAGCTAAAGTAAAGATTTGCCTGAAAATTGCATTTACCTTAGCTGTTTCAGAAAGTCTACTTTCTAGCTTATAAATCCTATCTAAGATAAAAGCCTGCTTGTTAATATCTCTTTGGGAAACATGTACTTTACCTATTTGTTTATAAAGAGAAGGCATCACTTCAGAAGCCAGCAGATGATGCCATCTTTTACAGACGCTAAATAAGGAAGGAACTGCGCAAGCCTCTAAGATAGGGAGCAGCAATTCATTGGGCAAGCTTTCAATAGAGGCCGAAGAGATAGGATGCATTTTATCTCCTTGAGTAGTAATGACCTTTTATCATTTTTATTTCTTTAAGACAGAATAAAAAAAATTAAAAAAGCAAGTCAAACGAATTCGTATAGATCCAGCGAAAGGGTGGAGACCTTCCAAAGTATCCAGGACACCACAAGTTTTGGCGATTAAGTGACGCGGCAATTTGGATTTGGTTAAAAGAATAGGATTGATTCTTTGCCTTATTTGGGAAAAACGGCTTTTTTTGTCGCAATGTTTTAATTCTTCTAGCGAATAATTGAATACAATATGCCTAGCCTCTTCCTGTCAAGAAAGGTTGTTTTGCCAGCCTAGCAATCTGCAGAAAAAGAGAGAAGCTTCTTGTCATTATAAATGTGTAGGCTAGCCCAAGCTTACTTAGTTGCTGGAAGGAAAGCGGATGACTTGTTTAAAGATAAGATGGCTAAAAGCTTTTTATTTCATTTTAGCTCACCCCAATTTAAAAATACTTACGGCTATTCTACATTTGAAAACGCTGAATAGCTTGCTTAGACAAAGCTGTGTGAGCTGACATAGTAAGCGTTTTTTCCAAATAGCCTAAACGATTCAACACCTGTTAGAGTTTCATGCAAAGGTGATAGGTTAGAGATGTTGTTTTTAGCTCGGAATGTAGAGCCCTGGGTTTCTTCTATGTTTATTCCCTTTATGCATGTGTAGGCTGGTATTTCCTTTGATAAGCCATAAGCACAGAGCCTATCAAGGCAATCGTGAACCAGAGCCAGCGAATGCAAGATGATAAGTCAAGCGTATGGAATTCATGCCATAGATTGCTAAGTAAAATGATAGTGAGCAGCAGCGGGCCTACATAGCGTAGTGATACAGAAAAGAAGCTAGCTTGAGAGCTATTATACCAAATAGCATCTTCTCGCAAAGCAGGGCAAGCATATTGGAAAGTAATAATGAGGGCTATCCCTCCAATCAGCATATTGATGCCTAAAACCATGGGGGCAAGGGCATCGATAATATGCGAGGCATTACCAAAACAAAAGAGGACCGCCATGCTAAGGAGTGCCGACATAGTAACAGTGACAGCTTTCTTACGTGATAGCGTAAATTCTTTTTCTACATTCCCTACAATACTCTCTGCTATAGAAAATACTCCCGTAATGCCAGCTATGAAAATGCAGAAGAAAAAGATTGTACCCACTATCTGAGCCCAATGCTCACCAAAAGATTGCAAGATTTTGGGAAATAAGATAAAACCAATTTCAAAAGTAGAGTCTGAGGAAAGAATTTGCTCAAACGGAACCTTTTGTATATGGCTGATGTGAGCTAGGCATCCAAAGATTGCTAAGCCAGAAATGAATGAGACGGCAAAGTCTCCTAACGTTACCCAAAACATTGCCTGAGCTATATTGGTTTTTTGATCAGTGTGACGGGAGTAGCCTACAATAATTCCTAGACCCAAAGAAAGGCTAAAAAACAGCTGGCCAAACACATCACGCCAAAGCGTAGGGTCATTTAGCCGAGAAAAATCAGGGGACAGATAATGTCTTAAAGCATCTAATCCTCCTGGAAGAAACATCGTAGTAATAGCAAATGCTGTCATGATAAAAGCTAGTAAAGGCATGAATAAGGTACATATTTTTTCAATGCCATCCCTAACATTTCTTATCATAACAAGATAAGTTAATAGGCACATGGATACTGTAGCAATCAAGACTGGAAAAGATAAAGGACCTAATTGATGAATACTTTCAGTCGTCTTTAAGAATTCTTGAAAAAAAAATGACTTAGAGTCAGAAGGGATCTGTTTAGAGGCCGCAAAATAGGTATAGGCTGCAGAATAAGCTGTTAAGACAATATAAAAGGCGCCTATTGTTAAGCAAGCAACCACAGAGAGCCAGCCGAGCACTTTTCCTTTTTTTCCTAACACTTTATGATAAGCAGAGACAATAGGCAGCTTCCAAGTATAACCAATAAGGCCTTCCAGCATGAGCATGGGAACGCCTAACATGAAAACGGCAAGGATATAGGGGACTAAAAATGCGCCTCCTCCATTTTTGTAAACTTGGGCACTAAAGCTTAAAATATTGGCAAAGCCTACCGCAGACCCTATTAAGGACCATACGTATCCCGACTGACTTTTCCAGGTGGTTGTTTGCGGTTGCGACATATAAAAAGTTCCTTGGTCAGCAAATTTTCTAATCTTTTAAATGATCTTCCTTAATTTCATACCATAGGCAAGAAAATTAAGTTTTTTAGCGTAACAAGCTAAGAAAAAGGGAGGAAAAGAATGAAGAATAGCCTGAAATCAGGGGGAAAACAGGTTTATTCAATGAGGCTTTCATACATAATACTTAAATCAAAAAATTAATAGATGCATTTTATGTGATAAGAATGTTAATTGTCAAATAGATCTTGTGCTTTGCTGCTGCAGCCCGCCCCAAAGTTATAGAGCTTGATTGGGAAGAGAGGCTGTCAAGAAAACCTCAGTTTTAGCATGAGGCTTAAAATCATCATTCAAGCAATCAATTAGTGGCGGATTGAGCGGTCATATAAGCTGTAGGGGAGCCAGCGAGCAAGCTTTAAAAGTAGAAAAGATCAAGCTCAAACTCATCTTTCTTTTAACGCAAATTATAAGCTAAATTGTAAGGGAAGTATTCATGCAGGTCTTATGTGTCGATCAGGATAAAAACTTTTGTAATTTTATAAAAAAAGAGGGGGAAGCTTTAGGTGTGAGCGTAAGTGGAGTAACGACGTTTGACCAGGCGCAAGAGAAAATGAGGGATCAAAGCTCGTATGCCTGTATTTTCAATTCGTCTTACTGCGAGCAGCTAGTCATGCTTGATCAACTTTCCTTTTCTTTAGCTTATGTGGATTTGCCTAATGTTTCATTCCTGCAGGAGCTTAAAGCAACCCAAAAAGTACGGTATATAGTAGGCAAGATGATGAGCTCTGAAGAAGCTCGTTATCTCTTAGGTCAGTTATGCCAGCTTGAGGCTTACGAAAAACTTAAAGGCGACTGGGTAGCAGAAATTCCAGAGCAGTTAATGAAGGCCTATGAAAGCTCTAGCTATGAAAAATTAGGCATACTAGAAAAGTTAATCAAAAATAATTCCCATCAACTTCCTTGGGAAGAATTCCAATTCATTGTCCACAAAATAGCCGGCAGTGCAGGCTTTTATGGTCGTTTTAAGGCTTGTGAAATATGTAAAAAAATGGAAACACACATTAAAAAAAAAGAGTATAATCTTATTGATTTAAACTCTTTTTATCGCCAGCTTTATCTTTATATTCAATGAACGGTTTTTACAGAGAAAATGAGGCTAAAACGTGGGCCAGCACCTTCCCTCTATTTATAAGCCAAAATAGCGCTTCTTCCTTTGTATTAAAAGGGCAGGAGACCCTATTAATAAGCAAAAATTGTAAGACATACGATTTTTAATGATTATACGCTCTAAATTTAGCCCGGGGCTCTGATAGATGGAGAAGAAAGCTAAGAGTAAGCCGAAACGAGGCCTTATTCATCTCTTATTTTTCTATCCTATTTAAAAATGCTCAGAGTCGGCCGTATTAACTTTTCAACTTTTTTAAGGGGACCCTTAATCATTTGTATATGGATACTCCTGAAGAAGAGGGGCAGCCCATTGACTTTATCATGCGTGGGAATCTAAAAAATCTTTCTCAAAAAACGATGGATGGAAAAAATGATTGCTATCACAATTAATCACTTGCATGGGTTAAAAATAAATCGGAAGAGGAGGGATTTGAACCCCCGTTACCCTTACGAGTAAATCTGTTTTCGAGACAGACGCATTCAGCCACTCTGCCACTCTTCCTGGAGCAAATATCTTGCCAAAAAAGGATTCAAAACACAATCTTTTTCAAAAAAAGGAAAGAATAAATAAAAATGATCATTCACTTTCACTCCTATAGGCAGTATATTTTTACCTTTTTTCTTAGAAAAGCTGCCACGCTTTAAAAAATTCGTAAAATTGCTTAGAATAATGTTGACCTTCAAGATTACATTTGCCATATTTAAATTACGTCTACCCTATTTGACTTACACTTAAGTAGGGCTTAAAATTTTGTCGCCTTTCGGATGAAATCGTTCCGAACATAAGAAAAACCATTAAAATTAACCTCTATAAGGTTAACAAAAGGAGTCTCATGGTAGCGCAAAAGAAAAGTACAGCACGTAAATCTGCAACACATCGTTCACAAGCAAAAAAAATTCTTTTGAAAGTACTACGGTTGAAAACCGTAAATCCAGCCTAACTTAATAAAATCTGATTAAACCTTTAACTATACAGGAGAAAAAATGAATAAAGAATTTTTCGAGGGTAGTTGGCATGAGCTCAAAGGGAAAATTAAGGAAAAATGGGGCAAATTGACTGATGATGATCTTTTAAGAATTGATGGAAGCTGGGAGCGAATGTTAGGTAGCTTGGAAAAAAACTATGGTTATAAAAAAGACCAAGCAGAAAAAGAATTAAGTAAATGGAAAAATGAAAGCACACACTTAGGGAGGTAAATATGAAGTTCACTAGTATGGAAGATCTACTTGTCTATGAGTTACAAGACCTCTTAAGTGGGGAAATGCAAATGTTGGAAGCCTTACCCCTCATGCAAAAGGCCGCTTCTCATCCTGAGCTAAAAGCAGCATTTGAAAAGCATTTACAGGAAACTAAACAGCAGGTTAAGCGGTTAGAAATTGCTTTATCCTACTTAGACGCAGAAGCTAGTCATACTAACTTTTGCAAGGCGATGAAAGGTATGATTGCGGAGGGCGAAGAGATTATAAAAATTCACGCTCCCGATGATCTAAAAGATGCTGGCCTGATCGGTGCCGCCCAAAAAATCGAGCACTATGAAATTGCTGGTTACGGAACGGCAAAAGCCCATGCGGCATGGTTGAGTTTAGACGAGGTAGTAAACCTTTTGGATGAGACCTTGCAAGAAGAGGCCAGTACCGACAAAAAACTGACCAAGCTTGCTGAGGGTTCCATGTTTACTTCAGGGATAAATAAGCAGGCCTCCAAATAATCAATCAAGAGGTTATTCCGAAAGCATGCTTAGCATGCTTTCGGAAGTACGCCATGC
It encodes the following:
- a CDS encoding CsbD family protein codes for the protein MNKEFFEGSWHELKGKIKEKWGKLTDDDLLRIDGSWERMLGSLEKNYGYKKDQAEKELSKWKNESTHLGR
- a CDS encoding leucine-rich repeat domain-containing protein — protein: MHPISSASIESLPNELLLPILEACAVPSLFSVCKRWHHLLASEVMPSLYKQIGKVHVSQRDINKQAFILDRIYKLESRLSETAKVNAIFRQIFTLASSLSPLEFKEKTEEKRGLTLANYASYLLNINRLLLWKKLPGGEEYLSREGIKHLPLEKKGKLLRNWIEENCKNITILDLSGVGLTYLPPEICQLSKLQGLYLNQNQLSSLPVGIGQLSQLQGLDLNHNQLSSLPAEIGQLFQLQWLYLNQNQFSSLPAEIGQLSQLLVLDLSQNQLTSLPAEIGQLSQLLVLELSQNQLTSLPAEIGQLPQLLVLELSQNQLTSLPAEIGQLPQLQGLNLSQNQLTSLPAEIGQLPQRALILNQNQLSSLPIEIGQMSQLRALYLSQNQLTSLPAEIRQLSQLQRLELNQNQLTSLPAEIGQLSQLQWLYLNQNQLTSLPVEIGQLSQLQWLYLNQNQLTSLPVEIGQLSQLQELILNQNQLTSLPAEIGQLSQLAKLELTANPLKDIAEEIRQRFQL
- a CDS encoding sodium-dependent transporter; amino-acid sequence: MSQPQTTTWKSQSGYVWSLIGSAVGFANILSFSAQVYKNGGGAFLVPYILAVFMLGVPMLMLEGLIGYTWKLPIVSAYHKVLGKKGKVLGWLSVVACLTIGAFYIVLTAYSAAYTYFAASKQIPSDSKSFFFQEFLKTTESIHQLGPLSFPVLIATVSMCLLTYLVMIRNVRDGIEKICTLFMPLLAFIMTAFAITTMFLPGGLDALRHYLSPDFSRLNDPTLWRDVFGQLFFSLSLGLGIIVGYSRHTDQKTNIAQAMFWVTLGDFAVSFISGLAIFGCLAHISHIQKVPFEQILSSDSTFEIGFILFPKILQSFGEHWAQIVGTIFFFCIFIAGITGVFSIAESIVGNVEKEFTLSRKKAVTVTMSALLSMAVLFCFGNASHIIDALAPMVLGINMLIGGIALIITFQYACPALREDAIWYNSSQASFFSVSLRYVGPLLLTIILLSNLWHEFHTLDLSSCIRWLWFTIALIGSVLMAYQRKYQPTHA
- a CDS encoding ferritin-like domain-containing protein codes for the protein MKFTSMEDLLVYELQDLLSGEMQMLEALPLMQKAASHPELKAAFEKHLQETKQQVKRLEIALSYLDAEASHTNFCKAMKGMIAEGEEIIKIHAPDDLKDAGLIGAAQKIEHYEIAGYGTAKAHAAWLSLDEVVNLLDETLQEEASTDKKLTKLAEGSMFTSGINKQASK